The Mycolicibacterium monacense genome contains the following window.
CGGACGTTCACCGCCCCCGCAGCCGTCGCGTGGGCGGCGATGCTGGGCTGGATCGTCCTGGACGGAACATGGGCACAGTGGCTGGCCCACCCGATCACGGTCGCCGTGTTCAGCGTCCTCGCGGTGGGTGAACTCGTCACCGACCAGCTGCCCAAGACCCCGAGCCGCAAGACGGCGATGCAGTTCATACCCCGGCTGGTCTCGGGCGGGTTCGCCGGTGCGGTGATCGGTACCGCATGGGGTTACACGTTCGGCGGGCTGGGCGCAGGGGTCATCGGGGCCGTCCTCGGCACGCCGGGAGGCTACGAGGCCCGCAGGCGTCTGGTCGCCGCCAACCGCGGTCGCGACCTACCGATCGCGCTACTCGAGGACGTGGTCGCCGTGGTCGGCGGATTCGCCATCGCATGGCTCGCCTCGGTGGTGTGAGATGGACACGGAGCCAACGACATTCGATGCAATCATCATCGGTGCAGGGCAGGCCGGACCGCCGCTGGCCGGACGGCTGACCGAGGCCGGGCAGACGGTTGCCGTCATCGAACGCAAACTCGTCGGCGGCACCTGCGTGAACTACGGGTGCATCCCCACCAAAACGCTTGTCGCCAGCGCACACGCGGCGCACCTGGCGCGGCGGGGCGCCGAATACGGTGTCGGCACCGGTGACGTGACCGTCGACATGGCGAAGGTCAAGGCCCGCAAGGACAAGATCATGCTCGGCGACCGCGAGGGTGTCGAGTCGTGGCTGCAGGGGATGGACGGGTGCACGTTCATCCGCGGGCACGCCCGGTTCGAGGATCCACACACCGTGCGGGTCGACGACCAGGTGCTCAAGGCCGACCGCATCTACCTCAACGTCGGCGGCCGCGCCGTCGCCCCGGATCTGCCCGGGCTCTCGGACATCGACTACCTCACCAACGTGGGCATCCTCGACCTCGACACCCTGCCCGAGCACCTGGTCATCGTCGGCGGCAGCTACATCGCGCTGGAGTTCGCTCAGATGTACCGCCGCTTCGGCGCCCGGGTGACGGTGCTCGAACACGGTCCGCGACTGACCTCCCGCGAAGACGAGGACGTCTCGGCGGCGATCAAGGACATCCTCGAAGCCGAGGGCATCGACATCGTCCTCGACGCCAAGGACATCCGATTTACCAAGCGCGACAACGGATTCGATGTCGTCCCGCGCGACGGCGCCGCCCCGATCGCCGGCAGCCATTTGCTGATCGCGGTCGGTAGGCAGCCCAACACCGACGACCTCGGACTCGACGCCGCCGGTGTGCAGACCGACGAGCGCGGTTACGTCGTCGTCGACGACCAGCTGCGCACCACCGCCGACCACATCTGGGCCATGGGGGACTGCAACGGCAAAGGTGCGTTCACCCACACCTCGTACAACGATTTCGAGATTGTCGCGGCGAACCTGCTCGACGACGACCCACGGCGCGTCAGCGACCGCGTCACCACCTACGCGCTCTACATCGACCCGCCGCTCGGGCGCGCCGGAATGACTGCCGAGCAGGTCCGCAAGTCCGGGCGCAAAGCGCTGGTCGGCAAGCGACCCATGACGCGCGTCGGCCGCGCCGTCGAGAAAGGCGAGACCCAGGGCTTCATGAAGGTCGTGGTCGACGCCGACACCGAGGAGATCCTCGGGGCGGCCATCCTCGGTGTCGGAGGGGATGAGGTCGTGCACGCGATCCTCGACATCATGACGGCCAAGAAGCCCTACACGGCCATCTCCCGCACCATGCACATCCACCCGACCGTCAGCGAACTGGTGCCGACGCTGTTGCAGGACCTCAAACCGCTGACGTGACGCCGGCCGTCCTCACACCCACTGGACGAACTGCACGATGATGCCGTTGGGGTCCTCGAACTGGCAGTACCGCTCACCCCACGGTTCGGTCTCCGGGGCTGTGACGACGGTCGCTCCGCCGGTGCGCACCGCGTCGAACGCGGCGTCGACGTCGTCCACCACGAAGGCCAGCAGCAGGCCGTCGCCCGCACTGCCGGCTCGGTGGGCCGGTTTGAACGTCGGCAGTCCGGTGCGCAGGTAGACCACGTTCGGCCCGCCCTCGCGTTCCAGCGAGATGAACCCGTCGTCCTGCATGGCCACGGTGTAGCCGACGTGCCGGGTGAGGAAGTCGGCCGAAGCCTGCGGATCGGGGACGTTGAGTGAGATCGCCGTAGCGGTGACGTTCATGGGTGCCTTTCTCGTATGCTGTACGAGATCGAGTATCCGTATTCTGTACGGGAAATCAAGCGAGGGGCACATGGACACCATCGACCTGCTGTGGCGGCACGACAGACCCCTGCCTTCGCGCCGCGGCCGCCCACCGCGCTTCACTGCCGATCAGGTCGTGACCGCTGCGATCGCGGTTGCCGACCGGCTCGGGCTGCGCTTCACGCTGCGTGACGTCGCCGACGCACTCGAGGTGCCGGTGATGACGCTGTACTCCTATGTGCGCAACCGCGAACAACTGCTCGAGCTGATGGTCGATCACTGCCGGGCCGCAATGCAGTTCACCGATCCGGCCGGGGACTGGCGGGCCCGGCTGGCCACCGTCGTCGCGGACAACATGCGGCTGTTCGATGAGCACCCGTGGCTCGCCGACCTCGAATCGGAACGGGCCGTCCTGGGTCCTGGAACCCTCGCCAAATACGACCGCGAACTCGGCGCGGTGGACTCACTGCCGCTCGGCGACGCCGACAAGGACGCCGCGCTGACGTTGGTGCTCGACTTCGCCCGCTCCTGCGCACGCGCGCTGGCGCACGCCCGCCGGGAACGCGAGCAGGAGTCGCCGGGGCAATGGTGGGCGCGCGAGGGCGCGCGGCTGGCCGCACTCGGCGTCGCCGAACGATACCCGTTGGCCTCGCGAATCGGCGCGGCCGCCGGTGCGGCCCACGGTGCCGCCCACGACGCCGAAGCCGCGCTGGCGTTCGGGTTGAACGTTCTGCTCAACGGGTTGGCCGCGACACCGCCCGCAGCATCCGAAGCTGTCCGATCTCCGCGGCGTTCTTCGTGAGTTCCACATGCAGCCACAGCACCGAGTCCGCCACGGTGCGCCCGCGGTCGGTGCCCCAAGGAAAGGCCGAGTTGCGCTCGAGGTCCGTTGCGGTGAGGGATTCGACGGTGGCGCGCCAGCGGGCGGCCAGCTCGCGGATCCGAGACACTGCCGCGGCGCCGCCGGGCCACGTGACGTCGGTGCGCGCGGGTGGTTCGACACCGTCGAGGTGGGCCAGCGTCACCGACCACCACCAGGTGATGTGCCACGTCAACCAGCCGATCGTGGGCACGGGTATCGGATCGGGCTCCACGTCGGACCAGTCGGGTCGCCACGTTCCGGCGCCGTCCGGCCGGACCGTCCACACGACTTCGACGGGCTCCCAGAGGAAGTCGTCGTCGACGAGCGCGGACAGGTGCAGTTCAGCCAATGCCCACGCCAGATCGAACTGCCCGACGAGGGCGGTCATCGTTGCCGCTGCACCAGCAGCGTCTGGGCGGAGGCCCCGATGAACCCGCGGCGGTCGAAGAGCTCGGCGGTCGTGACACCGACACCGTCGGGACCGATCGACCCTCGGGTGCGCAGACCGAAATCCGAACCCTCGGGCAGGCGGTGCAGATGCACGACGGTGTCGGTGTTCATGAACATGAACTCGGTCGGATCCAGCGCCGCGCCGATGCCGTTGGCCGAGTCGACCACCATCGCCAGCCGCTGCAGCGCCGTCGTCGGCTCGTTGTCGATGAGCGGCACGAGCGGGGTCAGCCAGGCCACCGCGGAGTTGCCGTCGTCGGCTTGGCGGCGCCAGTTGACCGTTTCCAGATAGCCGGGCGCACCCTCCCATGCGTGCGCCACGCCCGTCACCTCGCCTTCGGCCAGCGGTGGGTAGCGATCGGTGACGGCGTCGGCGGTGTCGCTGGGCGCGAGCAGCCACGCCGTGACCCGCGCTACGGCGCGGTGGCTGCCGTCGGGTCGGGACGCGAGCATCTCGGCCGCCATGAGGGAGATCCGGGTCCCGGGACGCAGCACCTCCGATCGCACGAGCACCGGTGCCACCGGAATCGCGCCGAGGATGTCGAGAGCGAGCCGGCCGACGCGCAATCCGCTGCCGGCCGCCAGATCCTCGACGGCCCGGGTGAGCAACGCCAACGGCGGTGACCCGTGTTGGATCGTCGGATCCCAGTTGCTGCGGGTGTCGGCGGTCGATTCGAACGCAGCCAGGCCTTCGCCGGCGGACGGGTCGTCGGGCAACCGGTGGTAGAGGTGCCCGATCACGCTGCCGGCATCTCCGGCCAACCGGGGTAGGGCGGCGGCGTGCCGCCGAACTCCGGGCACAGCGCGCGGTGCGAGCACCAATCGCACAGCTTCGACGGCTTCGGCCGGAAATCGCCGGTGGCGCCGGCCGCCAGGATCGCCCGCCAGATCGCGGTCAGGGTGCGCTCGAACCGGACGAGCTCCTCGAGATCGGGCGAATAGTCCAGTACCTGACTGTCGGCGAGGTAGAGCAGCCGCAGCCGGGTGGGCAGCACCCCGCGGGAGCGCAGCAGCGCCACCGCGTAGAACTTCATCTGGAACAGCGCCTTCGCCTCGGCCAGCGCCCGTGCCTCCGGCGGCGCCTTGCCGGTCTTGTAGTCGACCACCCGCAGTTCGCCGGTCGGTGCGACGTCGATACGGTCGACGAATCCGCGCAGCAGGGTGCCGTCGTCGAGCTCGACCTCGACATGTTGTTCGCAGCACTGCGGGTCGAACCGCGTCGGATCCTCCAGGCGGTAGTAACCCGCCAACAGCGCGCGGGCCTCGCCCAGCAGCGCCTCGCGCACCGCGGGCTCGATGTCCTCGGCGGCTTCGGGCCGTTCGGCGATCACCCGGTCCCAGGCTGGCGCGACGAGGGTCAGCGCCGTATCGGGGCCGCGGTCCGCCGCGGGCAGCGCGTACAGCTGCTCGAGCGCGGCGTGCACCACCGATCCGCGCAGTTGCGCGGTGGACTGCGGCTCGGGCAGCCGGTCGATCGCGCGGAAGCGGTACAGCAGGGGGCATTGCTTGAAGTCGGCGGCGCGCGACGGCGACAGCGCGGGACGCCGGACCGGCGCGGCCTGTTCGCTCATGCTCTGCAGCCTAGGACGGCCCCCCGACAGATCTGCGCAACCCCGCGGACCCGTTGCGGCGCGCCGACTGGCAGGCTGAGCGACTATGCCCAGAACCGGTCCGTTCGCCGTCGGAGACCGCGTCCAACTCACCGACGCCAAGGGGCGGCACTACACGATGCTGCTCACACCGGGCGGTGAATTCCACACCCACCGCGGCATGATCGCGCTCGACAGCGTCATCGGCCTGCCCGAGGGCAGCGTCGTCAAGTCCACCAGCGGTGACCAGTTCCTGGTGCTTCGGCCACTGCTCGTGGATTACGTGATGTCGATGCCGCGCGGCGCGCAGGTCATCTATCCCAAGGACGCCGCGCAGATCGTCCACGAGGGCGACATCTTCCCCGGCGCCCGCGTGCTCGAGGCGGGCGCCGGCTCCGGTGCGCTCACGTGCTCGCTGCTGCGCGCGGTCGGACCCCAGGGCCGGGTGACGTCCTACGAGGTGCGCGACGACCACGCCGTACACGCCGCCCGCAACGTCGAGACGTTCTTCGGGGAACGGCCGGCCAACTGGGACCTCGTCATCGCCGACCTCAACGATTACAACGGTGGTGAGGTCGACCGCGTCGTGCTCGACATGCTGGCGCCGTGGGAGGTGCTCGACACCGTCTCACGCAACCTCGTGCCGGGCGGCGTGCTGATGATCTACGTCGCGACCGTGACCCAGCTGTCGCGGGCGGTGGAGGCGCTTCGGCAACAGCAGTGCTGGACCGAGCCGCGCGCGTGGGAGAGCATGCAGCGCGGCTGGTACGTCGTCGGCCTGGCCGTGCGCCCCCAGCACACCATGCGCGGCCACACCGCGTTCCTCATCAGTGCCCGCCGGCTGGCGCCGGGAGCCATCGCCCCGATCCCGTTGCGCCGCAAGCGGCAACTCGCCGCGCCACCCGCCGAACCCTCGGACTAATCGTCGTCGCTGCGCCGCAGACCGCGGCGCGCCGAGAGCAACTCCATCTCCGGGCGGGCGGCGACAAGTCGCTCGGCGGCGTCCAGCACGTCCACCACGTGCGCGCGGTCGGCGGCCACGACCGCCAGCCCGATGCCGGCGCGCCGATGCAGTTCCTGGGCGCCGGTCTCGGCCGCCGAGACGGTGAACCGGCGCTGCAGCTCGGCGATCACCGGCCGGATCACCGACCGCTTCTGTTTGAGGGAGCGCACGTCACCGAGCAGCAGGTCGAATTCGAGCCACCCGATCCACATGGCTCAGCGCGGCGGGCTCTGGCCGGCGTCCACCTCGAGCAGCGTGTCGGCGCTGTCGCGGGTGAGCTGCCAGCCGCCGTCGGGGGTCCTGGCGAACTCCATCGGGAACGTGAAGTCGCCCCCCGTGCGGCCCGGCGGCGTCCGGGCGATCACGGTGGCCACCACATCGACACCGCTCGCCGTCCACGCCAGGTCGGCGGCGTCGAAGGTCATCGGGTGATAGCCGTTGTCGGCCAACGCCTTGCCGAAGCGGTCGAGCGCCGCCGCATCGCCGGGCCCGGAATCCTCGATCAGGACGAGTTTCTCGGCGCCCGGCACGTTCGGGTCGGCCAGCCGGTACAGCACGTCGGTCAGCGCGCTCGGTGGTGGCAGCGGTGCCGGGACCGGAGGCGCCGGTGGCGCGGCCGGGCTGGACGCGACCGGCGACGGCGGCGGAGCCGGCGGATTGTCGCTGCCGCACCCGCTGAGACCCAGGGAAAGGCCGAACGCCGCCACCACGAGGGTGACGGCGCTTCGGACGTCTGCGGTCATGGTGCGTTGCGGCACCGACGGACGGCTCAGCCGACCGCCGAGAGCAGGTTCAGGGCCGAGCCCTTCGACACCTGCCAGCCGCTCGGGCTGGGGCCGGCGACGAACACGATGTTCTGCGTGGCGGTGCCGCCGGTGGCCGCGGTCGCGGTGACGTCGGCCGTGGCCACGCCGCCGTTCTGGTCGACGTTGGCGATGCTGAAGCTCAGCGGGAACTTGCCCTGCGCAGCGGCGTTGCTGTACGCGCGGTCAGCGGTGATCGCCTCGAAGCGACCGATGCCGCCCTGGATGAAGGGCGCCTTGCCGCGGAACGAGCCCGGCCCGGCGAGGGCCTGCAGCGTCTGGGTCAGCGGACCCGCCAGGTCGGGCGCCGGGACCTGCGGCATCGGTACGCCGAACACGACGGGCGACACGGCGGGGGAGGCCACCGTATTCGATGCAATGGAGGTCACACCTGCCGCTCCACCAGCTACTACAGCTGCTGCTGCAACGCCGGTTACGAGGGTTTTCAGGGTCACGGCTGTCCTTTCGATCTGTCTAGCTCGAATCCGAGGTTAACAGTGCTGCGGGTGTGTCGAATCCCTACGCCGCACACAAAGTCTGAATCGCCGGTAGCGTTGAAGTTGTTACTGCACCACTATTCGGTGTGGGAAAGGGGCGCAACATGAGTGAGTCACAGCGTCACGAAGCCAGAGAAGACGGTTTCACGACACCCCATGAGTCCGGCCTGTCCAGTGAGGACGCCGCGGAGCTGGAGGAGCTGCGCCGCGAGGCGGCAGCCCTTCGCGAGCAGCTCGAGAACGCGGTAGGCCCGCAGAGCGGTCTGCGCAGCGCCCGTGACGTCCACCAGCTCGAAGCGCGCATCGATTCGCTCGCCGCGCGCAACGCCAAGCTGATGGACACGCTCAAGGAGGCCCGCCAGCAACTGCTCGCGCTGCGCGAAGAGGTCGACCGGCTGGGGCAGCCCCCGAGCGGTTACGGCGTCCTGCTGGCCTCCCACGAGGACGACACGGTCGACGTGTTCACCTCCGGGCGCAAGATGCGGCTGACCTGCTCACCCAACATCGACGTCAAGGCGCTCAAACAAGGTCAGACCGTCCGCCTCAACGAGGCGCTCACCGTGGTCGAGGCGGGCACCTTCGAGGCCGTCGGCGAGATCAGCACCCTGCGCGAGATCCTCTCTGACGGGCACCGGGCGCTGGTGGTCGGCCACGCCGACGAGGAGCGCATCGTCTGGCTGGCCGAGCCGCTGGTGTCGGTCGAGCACCTGCCCGACAACGAGGTGGCCGGCCCCGAACTCGACGATGACCGGCCCCGCCGGCTGCGCCCGGGCGACTCGCTGCTCGTCGACACCAAGGCCGGTTACGCGTTCGAGCGAATCCCGAAGGCCGAGGTCGAGGATCTGGTCCTCGAAGAGGTGCCCGACGTCAGCTACAGCGACATCGGCGGCCTGACGCGGCAGATCGAGCAGATCCGCGACGCCGTCGAGCTGCCGTTCCTGCACAAGGACCTCTACCGGGAGTACTCGCTGCGCCCGCCCAAGGGTGTGCTGCTCTACGGTCCGCCCGGCTGCGGTAAGACGCTGATCGCCAAGGCGGTGGCGAACTCACTGGCCAAGAAGATGGCCGAGGTGCGCGGCGACGACGCCCGCGAGGCGAAGAGCTACTTCCTCAACATCAAGGGCCCCGAGCTGCTCAACAAGTTCGTCGGCGAGACCGAGCGCCACATCCGGCTGATCTTCCAGCGGGCGCGTGAGAAGGCCTCCGAGGGCACCCCGGTGATCGTGTTCTTCGACGAGATGGACTCGATCTTCCGGACCCGCGGCACCGGCGTCAGTTCGGACGTCGAGACGACGGTGGTCCCGCAGCTGCTCAGCGAGATCGACGGCGTCGAGGGTCTGGAGAACGTCATCGTGATCGGCGCCTCCAACCGCGAGGACATGATCGACCCGGCGATCCTGCGGCCCGGCCGCCTGGACGTGAAGATCAAGATCGAGCGGCCGGATGCCGAAGCGGCACAGGACATCTTCAGCAAGTACCTCACCGAGGAACTGCCGGTCAACGAGGACGATCTGGCCGAGTTTGGCGGCGACCGGTCGCTGACGATCAAGGCGATGATCGAGAAGGTCGTCGACCGGATGTACGCCGAGATCGACGACAACCGCTTCCTCGAGGTCACCTACGCCAACGGCGACAAAGAGGTCATGTACTTCAAGGACTTCAACTCGGGCGCGATGATCCAGAACGTCGTCGACCGGGCCAAGAAGTACGCGATCAAGTCGGTGCTCGAGACCGGGCAGAAGGGTCTGCGCATCCAGCATCTGCTCGACTCGATCGTCGACGAGTTCGCCGAGAACGAGGACCTGCCCAACACCACCAACCCGGATGACTGGGCGCGGATCTCGGGCAAGAAGGGCGAGCGGATCGTCTACATCCGCACGCTGGTCACCGGCAAGAGCAGCAGCGCGAACCGGGCGATCGACACCGAGTCGAATCTCGGCCAGTACCTGTAGCGTTCGACCGTCGGCGGCCCGTCACCGGATTCCGGTGGCGGGCCGCTTCCCGTTTCAGGGGTGCCCGGCACCGCTGCCCGCCCCGCCCCGATCCGCGTCACCTACGCTGAGGTCATGCAGCGGATCATCGGAACCGAGGTCGAATACGGTATCTCCTCACCGTCCGATCCGACCGCCAACCCGATTCTGACGTCGACGCAGGCAGTGCTGGCCTACGCCGCCGCGGCCGGCATCCAGCGCGCCAAGCGCACCCGGTGGGACTACGAGGTGGAGTCGCCACTGCGCGACGCCCGCGGGTTCGACCTGAGCCGTGCCTCCGGCCCGCCGCCGGTGGTCGACGCCGACGAGGTGGGCGCGGCCAACATGATCCTGACCAACGGCGCACGGCTCTACGTCGACCACGCACACCCCGAGTACTCCGCACCCGAGTGCACCGATCCGCTGGACGCGGTGATCTGGGACAAGGCCGGGGAGCGGGTGATGGAGGCCGCGGCGCGCCACGTCGCGAGCGTGCCGGGTGCGGCCAAGCTGCAGCTGTACAAGAACAACGTGGACGGCAAGGGCGCCTCCTACGGGTCACACGAGAACTACCTGATGAGCCGGCAGACCCCGTTCTCGGCGGTGATCGCGGGTCTGACCCCGTTCCTGGTGTCACGCCAGGTGGTCACCGGATCGGGCCGCGTCGGTATCGGGCCCTCGGGTGACGAACCCGGATTCCAGCTGTCCCAGCGCGCCGACTACATCGAGGTCGAGGTCGGGCTGGAGACCACGCTCAAACGCGGCATCATCAACACCCGCGACGAACCGCACGCCGACGCCGACAAGTACCGGCGCCTGCACGTCATCATCGGCGACGCCAACCTCGCCGAGACGTCGACCTATCTCAAGCTCGGTGCCACCTCCCTGGTCCTCGACCTCATCGAGGAGGGAATGGATCTGTCGGACCTCGCGCTGGCCCGCCCGGTTCACGCCGTGCACGTGATCAGCCGGGATCCGTCGCTGCGGGCGACGGTCGCGATGGCCGACGGCCGTGAGCTGACCGCACTGGCGCTGCAGCGCATCTACCTCGACCGGGTGGCCAAGCTGGTGGACAGCCGCGACCCGGATCCGCGGGCCGCGCACGTCGTCGAGACGTGGGCCGAGGTGCTGGACCTCCTCGAGCGCGACCCGATGGAGTGCGCCGAGATCCTCGACTGGCCGGCCAAACTGCGGCTGCTCGAAGGGTTCCGGCACCGGGAGAACCTGGGGTGGTCGGCGCCCCGGCTGCACCTGGTGGATCTGCAGTACTCCGATGTCCGACTCGACAAGGGGCTGTACAACCGACTGGTCGCCCGCGGGTCGATGAAGCGTCTGGTCACCGAACAGCAGGTGCTCGACGCCGTCGACAGCCCGCCCACCGACACCCGTGCCTACTTCCGCGGTGAGTGCCTGCGCCGCTTCGGC
Protein-coding sequences here:
- a CDS encoding DUF4126 domain-containing protein, whose protein sequence is MTHALVLLLALLIGVVAGLRTFTAPAAVAWAAMLGWIVLDGTWAQWLAHPITVAVFSVLAVGELVTDQLPKTPSRKTAMQFIPRLVSGGFAGAVIGTAWGYTFGGLGAGVIGAVLGTPGGYEARRRLVAANRGRDLPIALLEDVVAVVGGFAIAWLASVV
- a CDS encoding FAD-containing oxidoreductase, whose amino-acid sequence is MDTEPTTFDAIIIGAGQAGPPLAGRLTEAGQTVAVIERKLVGGTCVNYGCIPTKTLVASAHAAHLARRGAEYGVGTGDVTVDMAKVKARKDKIMLGDREGVESWLQGMDGCTFIRGHARFEDPHTVRVDDQVLKADRIYLNVGGRAVAPDLPGLSDIDYLTNVGILDLDTLPEHLVIVGGSYIALEFAQMYRRFGARVTVLEHGPRLTSREDEDVSAAIKDILEAEGIDIVLDAKDIRFTKRDNGFDVVPRDGAAPIAGSHLLIAVGRQPNTDDLGLDAAGVQTDERGYVVVDDQLRTTADHIWAMGDCNGKGAFTHTSYNDFEIVAANLLDDDPRRVSDRVTTYALYIDPPLGRAGMTAEQVRKSGRKALVGKRPMTRVGRAVEKGETQGFMKVVVDADTEEILGAAILGVGGDEVVHAILDIMTAKKPYTAISRTMHIHPTVSELVPTLLQDLKPLT
- a CDS encoding VOC family protein — its product is MNVTATAISLNVPDPQASADFLTRHVGYTVAMQDDGFISLEREGGPNVVYLRTGLPTFKPAHRAGSAGDGLLLAFVVDDVDAAFDAVRTGGATVVTAPETEPWGERYCQFEDPNGIIVQFVQWV
- a CDS encoding TetR/AcrR family transcriptional regulator, which translates into the protein MDTIDLLWRHDRPLPSRRGRPPRFTADQVVTAAIAVADRLGLRFTLRDVADALEVPVMTLYSYVRNREQLLELMVDHCRAAMQFTDPAGDWRARLATVVADNMRLFDEHPWLADLESERAVLGPGTLAKYDRELGAVDSLPLGDADKDAALTLVLDFARSCARALAHARREREQESPGQWWAREGARLAALGVAERYPLASRIGAAAGAAHGAAHDAEAALAFGLNVLLNGLAATPPAASEAVRSPRRSS
- a CDS encoding DinB family protein translates to MTALVGQFDLAWALAELHLSALVDDDFLWEPVEVVWTVRPDGAGTWRPDWSDVEPDPIPVPTIGWLTWHITWWWSVTLAHLDGVEPPARTDVTWPGGAAAVSRIRELAARWRATVESLTATDLERNSAFPWGTDRGRTVADSVLWLHVELTKNAAEIGQLRMLRAVSRPTR
- a CDS encoding thioesterase family protein produces the protein MIGHLYHRLPDDPSAGEGLAAFESTADTRSNWDPTIQHGSPPLALLTRAVEDLAAGSGLRVGRLALDILGAIPVAPVLVRSEVLRPGTRISLMAAEMLASRPDGSHRAVARVTAWLLAPSDTADAVTDRYPPLAEGEVTGVAHAWEGAPGYLETVNWRRQADDGNSAVAWLTPLVPLIDNEPTTALQRLAMVVDSANGIGAALDPTEFMFMNTDTVVHLHRLPEGSDFGLRTRGSIGPDGVGVTTAELFDRRGFIGASAQTLLVQRQR
- a CDS encoding RecB family exonuclease; the protein is MSEQAAPVRRPALSPSRAADFKQCPLLYRFRAIDRLPEPQSTAQLRGSVVHAALEQLYALPAADRGPDTALTLVAPAWDRVIAERPEAAEDIEPAVREALLGEARALLAGYYRLEDPTRFDPQCCEQHVEVELDDGTLLRGFVDRIDVAPTGELRVVDYKTGKAPPEARALAEAKALFQMKFYAVALLRSRGVLPTRLRLLYLADSQVLDYSPDLEELVRFERTLTAIWRAILAAGATGDFRPKPSKLCDWCSHRALCPEFGGTPPPYPGWPEMPAA
- a CDS encoding tRNA (adenine-N1)-methyltransferase encodes the protein MPRTGPFAVGDRVQLTDAKGRHYTMLLTPGGEFHTHRGMIALDSVIGLPEGSVVKSTSGDQFLVLRPLLVDYVMSMPRGAQVIYPKDAAQIVHEGDIFPGARVLEAGAGSGALTCSLLRAVGPQGRVTSYEVRDDHAVHAARNVETFFGERPANWDLVIADLNDYNGGEVDRVVLDMLAPWEVLDTVSRNLVPGGVLMIYVATVTQLSRAVEALRQQQCWTEPRAWESMQRGWYVVGLAVRPQHTMRGHTAFLISARRLAPGAIAPIPLRRKRQLAAPPAEPSD
- a CDS encoding DUF503 domain-containing protein, whose translation is MWIGWLEFDLLLGDVRSLKQKRSVIRPVIAELQRRFTVSAAETGAQELHRRAGIGLAVVAADRAHVVDVLDAAERLVAARPEMELLSARRGLRRSDDD
- the arc gene encoding proteasome ATPase, giving the protein MSESQRHEAREDGFTTPHESGLSSEDAAELEELRREAAALREQLENAVGPQSGLRSARDVHQLEARIDSLAARNAKLMDTLKEARQQLLALREEVDRLGQPPSGYGVLLASHEDDTVDVFTSGRKMRLTCSPNIDVKALKQGQTVRLNEALTVVEAGTFEAVGEISTLREILSDGHRALVVGHADEERIVWLAEPLVSVEHLPDNEVAGPELDDDRPRRLRPGDSLLVDTKAGYAFERIPKAEVEDLVLEEVPDVSYSDIGGLTRQIEQIRDAVELPFLHKDLYREYSLRPPKGVLLYGPPGCGKTLIAKAVANSLAKKMAEVRGDDAREAKSYFLNIKGPELLNKFVGETERHIRLIFQRAREKASEGTPVIVFFDEMDSIFRTRGTGVSSDVETTVVPQLLSEIDGVEGLENVIVIGASNREDMIDPAILRPGRLDVKIKIERPDAEAAQDIFSKYLTEELPVNEDDLAEFGGDRSLTIKAMIEKVVDRMYAEIDDNRFLEVTYANGDKEVMYFKDFNSGAMIQNVVDRAKKYAIKSVLETGQKGLRIQHLLDSIVDEFAENEDLPNTTNPDDWARISGKKGERIVYIRTLVTGKSSSANRAIDTESNLGQYL
- the dop gene encoding depupylase/deamidase Dop, whose protein sequence is MQRIIGTEVEYGISSPSDPTANPILTSTQAVLAYAAAAGIQRAKRTRWDYEVESPLRDARGFDLSRASGPPPVVDADEVGAANMILTNGARLYVDHAHPEYSAPECTDPLDAVIWDKAGERVMEAAARHVASVPGAAKLQLYKNNVDGKGASYGSHENYLMSRQTPFSAVIAGLTPFLVSRQVVTGSGRVGIGPSGDEPGFQLSQRADYIEVEVGLETTLKRGIINTRDEPHADADKYRRLHVIIGDANLAETSTYLKLGATSLVLDLIEEGMDLSDLALARPVHAVHVISRDPSLRATVAMADGRELTALALQRIYLDRVAKLVDSRDPDPRAAHVVETWAEVLDLLERDPMECAEILDWPAKLRLLEGFRHRENLGWSAPRLHLVDLQYSDVRLDKGLYNRLVARGSMKRLVTEQQVLDAVDSPPTDTRAYFRGECLRRFGADIAAASWDSVIFDLGGDSLVRIPTLEPLRGSKAHVGALLDSVDSAVQLVEQLTAT